The Sesamum indicum cultivar Zhongzhi No. 13 linkage group LG9, S_indicum_v1.0, whole genome shotgun sequence genome segment TTAGCCAAAACtgaatcataataaatattaattaatcattattaaaattttagtttctacatcaattttatttgatagcgagataataatattagctttctataaattttaaattctaataagTTATAATATTGGGAATaagttattttcttgtagcatGAGAGGGAGGAAATTAAGCCTTTTAAAAGAGGGcccataaatacaaatattctGAAACTATAATTTTCGGTTAGAAGCATGgatgattatgtaattaaatgtaatatttttaattgattaatcaCTAATCAGTACCCAACATATTATGGAAAATAATAAGAGTCGTAGATTCGACGTCGTATGTATGTCACACTCACATGCATGGCCACGCCTCCGTGCCAAATACgagatgaatatatattagtatattcttattcaacaatttttttttactaataatgataaataaattaaaataactcaCATAATGATACACTGAGTGATATCttaatataactaacaacaacatataatactacaataactcacataaagtaaaataaagaCTCGCATGCACAGAGTGAAATAAATATCCACACATTTGATGGAATTCAGACACATTACTTTAAACTTGTTTACGGAACACCAGtcttaattttaactattggATTAAGGCATTATTggttaattatacatattttcactaaaaaaaatagctaCTGTTTTAATATGCATTtcgtagtttttttttttttttttttcgccATGGcataagttatatatatatatatatatatatatattaaaaagataattaatctttaaaaCAACTAAACCATTGGAGACAGTACggtaattaagtaaaatattggATGAGAGTAGACAAAGTGTCATTATCCACATTGACTTTGGGACGGCTAGGATTAGgacttgtgttttttttaatcataatttgattaaatcaacgGTTGGCAAACTAAGGTTGAAATTGTTCTGAATAAGCCGTTccaaactattattttattattcatttaaatgAACCAACAAAGGAATTTCGACTCGATcacttttaattagatttgtcttctttttttttttaataaatgtcgtaaaatatttttttttccagtaTCATTTCAATTAAGTTAATGTTGCAGCGGGGAAGATTttcaataactattattaaagataatattattaaaattcaggtttttaattataatatacaacTCTTATTCGAGCAACTCTCACTAAAGGAAATATGATATCATTATgacagttaaaaaaaaaattttgggacaaatataaattaatcacgATTGTGCAGTGATTATTAGTCGTTATTTCTGTAAGTGAGGGTAAAATATTAGCTCTTTTTTACAGccaaaaatcattacaaatgtTTTGgccataaataaaatcatgagtaaatatcaaaatttaagttaattttcatattaattataaagttaatGAGTTTGctcctaaaattaaataattgattaagctGGTCTATTATTAAGCAAGCAAGATtcctttcatatatataattaatcccaCCATGTCTCAAATTCACAAAGTTTATATTggcatttcaaaattttaaaatggcattccatttcattttcttttccattatAGTAAAAGGACATCaggaaataaaatacttttttcttaattctattatacaaattttccCATTTTTAATGGATTAAACCATCACCTTGCAGAACAAATACCAAGGTGCAGcctctttcatttttatttttcttacaaaaaaaatctgaaagaATAGATTCGCACAGCACGCCCATTGAATCGATAttgaatcttttatttcaaactcTATTAATGTTTAACATATGTATAGCACGGTCCTCTACGGGGGACAGTCAAACGGTTTGGGTTTAAAATTTCCTACAAGATATTTTATGTGCTCAAATTTAAGTGTGCGTGATGCCTACGtagataaaaattacatcatgtattttatataaaaaaaaattatatacacaaTAGGTACATTTAATTtcccaaatattttgaaaaaaaaagtgtaatatacATATCTTTAAGATAGcataacttataaaaagaatacattTAAAGTTATCactatacataattaatcatatatgtaattaaCGACAGCTTATAGCCGTAAGTACAGTTGTTAACGTGATTACTTCTTATTAAAATGGGTACGTGTTATTGTAAGTTCTTTTAACaccatacatacatatatatatatatatatacggaaattaaaatgaagtacTTATAAtcagtgataattttaatattatcagtatatatgattattatttataattttatttaagaataaattattacgaatacccccttgttatttgaaaaattataaatcccccctcaagttaaaaataattgtgtagCCCCTACAGATGAAGAgaacattactattttaccattgttgaatttttttaaaaaatataaaaaaaaaaaaaacttgagggtagacaaaataaataatctagagGGAgtattagttaataaaaatatttcaaaaaagtatgaaatatatgtctaaaatcataatttataatctaaaatggcatttttgtcagttcaccacaaaaattgaatgaaaacctaacgggATGGACTCGTTGTTAGACGGACATTAAATCaaggggatatttataattttttaataacaaggatatatttgtaattatgctaaattttagaaaagatgGTTGTAATTTGCCgtttattcaattatatttttaatttaaaaaaattacaaatcaatcacatactaatataaatttctcatgaaattttatgCAGAAAAGTATAAAATGGTGTAAAAAAAGATGTGGTGTATAGTTTGGGAGCATTTGGATCGACAAAAGTTGAAAACAAAATGCTTGAAGTATATGGTTTGACggtaaaatttcaaacaaccataacttttaatttggATTGAGTTATGGGAcgatatatctatatatgtgtggtttttttttttttttaagagaattTAACGCTCACACTTTTGGCATGAGGAGCCACTGTAATCGCAATATTCTGTTGCTGCAACTATTatctcaataaattttaattatttttataattttttgtgattatcgTTCTGgacttatattttatcatattattgatataatgttagagtattttatgattgtagtttgatggatttttgaaataattcaaaatttggccTACTTTGAGACTTATTTGCCCTAGATTAAGAAtatttcattacaaaaataaattaaatcgaAACTTTTAAGAATTGaagatgaaaatttcaattattattattattattattattttggcccaattaaataaataagtagcAAGAATAGAAGGAGAAATTCAaagcattatttttaaattcagtcCAGCTCGGACGGTCAGACCGACCGCCACCCATTCCATAAAACGGGCcgatttgaaattaaaaaactgGAGCCAGAAAatcgcttttttttttttcgtgaAAACCGTTTAACCCAATGGATCAACCAGAGAACCGTGTAACTTGGTATTGGATTGATTGAACCGGTCAGATCAACAATTAAGTGTAAATacatgataaatttttaattttttttctaaaatgtgtattatttttgttaagtaccctaattttatgttaattcTGAAAGAATAATAgattatttctaaaatctGTGCAATATTTTCTGTTAAATTGGGATAATTTCTGTTAAGTTTaactattttatgttatttctaaatatataatcatgaTTTCTCTTCTCAGTTCAATTTTGCTATTTCTATTAgattatttttgataatttagtgtatttattttctgttaaatttaaaaatgtataatattatttcttgtatttggtctttataagtttgtttctaaatttattttattatattgtataCTTTATTGAACAATTaatgtcaaaaaatattaatttttttaaaaaaagataagttgttaaatatattaatattattttaaaaatattaataattatttatgatataaatataatgttaCTGATCCCACCACAATTAACCCACCAATTAGAccaataattcataaatcagaaagcacttaattttttgattcgATGAATAGAATATTGATTCAAAGGGAAGAAGACAAAATTAAGTTGGCTGCAACTGCAAGTCATGGACGGCCTATTGGACTGGGATTATATGGAGCACAGGTGACGTCAGAGGTTGCGTGTGCGCCCCCTCGTGTGAGATTAACTCAGGGACCCACCGCGACAGGGAAGCTCAGAACGTGTCGCTTTCTATTTCTCATTCTTGTCTGGAAGCGGCAGCCCCCAcaacccacacccacaccagAAACAACCCCacaattatttgagaaaaccTTTgtccaattttcatttatctgGCCGAACCTCCACGCGGCTACGCTGTCTCTCACTCGCGTGTTTGACACTTGCCTTTGCTTTGCTTTGCTTTATGTTCTCTTCCCGTCTTGCATATCAATTTTGTCACGGTTATACATCTAGTTTTCAAAGGTtacccttttttatttataactatatcattataataatattttaataattgtttttcgataaattattaaaatgaataaatattaatttatacgaAGAGGTCGAAAGACATTAAAAAATACCCTCTTTAACCAAAGTAACGAAAATctgatttaatataatttatcctgtttgatattataaagagataattacactcttctcTTATGAGAtttcgtgtaattacacgtaaaccttttgtaatttgaaaaattacatctaacacttttaaagtttgtttccgtctaacaattaaGTCTTCCTTCAGTTAAATTTTATCGaacttgttgatattaacaagaaaaataaaaaatttacagtaGACATAAAATTAccataaatctaaaaaaatagtagaCATGAAATCTTCATGGTCTTTGACAACTAGAATAAATTCGTCGTCTTAATTATTGAGTGGATGTAAGAGaaatttggatgaaattatatagcttgttttaatttgtgtCTTGGGCATGTGTTTGttaatgaatgaatgaatgatgagttaataatatatttagaaactTGGATTAACCTTAATCAATTCACCTACCTGATTTGGGCTGTGCAACGGCCTTGTTGGGATTAGGTAGTTTTGTATGGAAATTTTTACACTTAATTCCAATAATTGATGTCAGAAATTCATTGCTCATATTGTCACAAACCTACAATTAACTAACCCCTTTCCGTGTACAACTATCTTTCTCTTGTACTACCCATATGCAACACACTCctaatatgtatatacatatattcatgtaAAGAGAGACATAATGGAGTTATTGAGATGAAGACAACAAAGGTTAAGAGTGAGCCAGTTATATATAGCATAATAAGACAGGAAGAggcataatatatttaattatagggTTAATTGTGTTTATAttcattctaaaaatataaagttatatttttttaaaaaaaattaaaattacacttacaccatttttgaaaatttactgTTTACACCCGACCTTCTATCCGTATGATTCGGATGAAAATTGCTGACATTAGCAAAAtaatcacataaatttttaattttacccctcatttaacactttcgtataataattttgtacttatatgGGATAAATGTAATGGCGTTAACCTCACTCCACatatagatattatatttatttctatataagtacaaaaatatacataaaaatattaagcgaaaggcaaaattaaaaacttatataattttttttgctaacataTGCATTTTTAATCCAAACCCTAACAGAAGGGGATCGTATGTAAGCAGAGAATTTTAAGAGGGAGTGTAagagtattttatatttttagagaggatttatgtgtaattagccataaattatatgtcaaaatataaatacctaaaatataataaattaattcggttccaattattatatattatcacatagaatgagaaattatttatagcAATACTtgtaaattattcaataatgCTTCTTacattgagaaaaaataaaataaaataagggtaGATGCCTCATATTTAGCAGCATTGAGCAGATGAGGcaattatgatgatgatgttgcATGGGGATTTTGAATACATATCATCATATCAAATTATCAACCACATCAACTTGTCTCTGTTTCATGATGGCTTAGTCAGATCGGGTTGGTGGATTTCTGgtttagttttgaaaattttcacacTCCCACAACGGGTCGGGTTTACATTCTCCTTTCAGTCCGTATTCTAGCTCCATTTCCCTAAATGACAATCATCGGTGGCCCAAATTATACACTATACACTGCCCacttatatattgaatttcgTGAATTTAGCCCAAGAATCATCCTGTCGTGGCCCAACTCTCAAAACAAAAAGTGTTGCAGCTATTTAATCAAGTCCTCAAAACACGACAAGATCCGAGCCCCTTCTTCATCGGGTCCGCTTCCCCGACCCTTTAAAGGTAGAGATATAAATGTGGATCCTACGAGTACGAGCAtctaacttttataaatactttaaatcATTTAGGGTCAAGTTACGCTATTATTTTGAGAGAATATACTTTTATCTTATCTTTACTAGTTCAagaattgatttaaatatcgAACCATTTTAATTGAGAGTATcccattaaattttatatctgCTCGTCTTTTAAATTTCGacacttatttaaaattttactattattaaaagtCTAAGCGATTTGAAGCTAAGTCtatattacttattatttaaaatagaaaatcaaatccTAAGTACGTGATGGAATTGGGTTTTAAGTCTATACTACATTGACTCAGTTAGCtcaattttgagtttttgtgTATTTGGTCCATTTtgataacataaataaatttttttgattcagATTATATGTACTGATAcctctttaaatatatatatagatatatagttCAAGAGTAAGGTGGTAGTCTCCTATCAAGACTGCTTAGCAGGTTAAGTCTTGCTGGCCCATAAGTAAGGTAACAAAGCACATAACTTGCATCAATCTTACTTATCTGGTATGCTCAAAAAATAAGTCTAAACCAACAAGAGAGTCATCATATTACAGGATGACATATCTTACAAGTTGTTGATACTTTAATACACGTCATAGTAAAAAATCTTCAATTAACTTCAAAAGACTCGGTTGGAATCAATTCTTTAGTTCGTAAGTAATTGAATCTCATATATTCAGACAGAATGGATAAGACtttgtcaaaaaattatatttttgtctaGATAAGtccaaaaattgtaaaattcttttcttgttatgtAGCTAACATGCGCAACTATCAATTGGTATCGGATTCACCCCAACTACCTACTGGATTTTATTCTACGAAGGCCTATAAATTGAGGCAGTATAGTCATGTTGGTAATACAAGCTATCACACTTATATTCTCATTCTCTCTCAATTTTTAGGATATTTTAAGCATATTTTTTGCACTCCACAAGATTTTCATCACTTCAACATTACCTCAAAgcattattctcactttatatGAAGTTTTTCgtttattttttctgcaaGGACGTTATTGACTTAAGCATCATGTGCTAACCTCTGTTTTGCAGATTAGTCCCCcaatagttttaaatttttaacaaaaatacttTGACCGTTCTGGTGCTGTTGGACCTTTATATGCATCATATACTATtacatcataatattttaattattgattataataattaatacattattaataaatactttgttaataattactcatgaaataaataaataaaatattattagaaaagacaaaaactcTTGATATCATTGCGTTTTaccataaatttcaataattctttaaGGGTGTATAtggattgatggatttgaatttggaaaaaaaaaattccacttcatttaaaagaaattcgaaatccatatatatttattaaaatttaattcaaaattaaaataaaaaaatttaaaatcatttcatttaaaattatctaaatatattcaaaagaattattatgAAGAAAATTCTTCAATCTAAATGCAacctaaataaatttgaagttttggtcaagtttaagttttttaacaaattaatgaaaaataataagatgaagtttttgcaaaaactttttataataatgaaaaataactcATTTTCACCAAGCCCCgaaattgaaaaactataccaaaaaaaaaaaaagagaaaaagaaaaagaaaaagaagaagaaggtgaTCAAAATAAAAGGCGCCATTAAGAAAGTGACACGATTAGTTTACAGGTGTCTGAATACTACACCCAAACCCAAAATTCGAACGCGCTGAATAAGCAAGCAAGCAAGCACTCTTAAGATTCATCAAAAAATACTACTCTCTTCACCACCATCTCGTGTAGTGCTACAAGCACCACCTCATCTATCCATCCCTCGCCCACACCatttcctcttcttcctccgCCTAAGATATCTACTTAATTACTACcctctctttttcttgtaaGTTGTAACGAatcacatacatatatagttcttctattaatttcattaccagcatttctttaatttgtatgtgttttttgatattttctgtTTNNNNNNNNNNGCTATGTTAGGGCAACCATCGATTATGGGATTTGCCTGTTTTCTTCTTGCAATTGCTAGAAAATAACTTTGAAGTTCGGGTTAAATTAATGCAACAAAATCTctgtgaaaataataatatgctcaaaaacccttataaaaaaagaaagagcaaTGCGATTACCTGACGACGCCGGGAGTTGTGTGCTTTCCTTTTAAAAGTTCCGGGTCGTGttgtcatttttatttatttattgttgatGGAATTTTTGTGCTTATTAGTGTTCTGAATGGATAAATTAACTACAATTGAGCcctttaaaattcattaatttgtatttgaatGAATGGTGTTTAGTACTATTCCCTTTCCCCTggagaaattaattcatttatttactgTCTGAATCCTATATTTCAAATTGTTGCTGCATTTACTGTTGTTATTAGTatctttacttattttttaaaattatcaacctCATTAGCCTTTCGAATCGTAATAGTTGTTCtgttattcaattatttttgagAATTTGACAGGAGTATTTGTTATTGCTTAATTCCGTGTTTCATCTCGTATTGTACTTCATATATACGCACCACATTTGTAGAGTCCATCATCTGTATTAAAACCACATTCCATATTTAAGGAATGATTTTACGATTGACTTCCATTGTTGTAATGCAGCGATGGATACTTTTCTCTTCACGTCGGAATCTGTAACTGAAGGTCATCCCGACAAGCTGTGTGACCAAGTATCTGATGCGATCTTGGATGCGTGCCTGGAACAAGATCCCGACAGTATAGTTGATTGTGAGACATGTACCAAAGCAAACTTGGTTACTGTCATAGGCGAAATCACAACCAAGGCCAAAGTAGACTACGGGAAGATCATTCGTGACACTTGCAGAGGAATCGGATATTCGTCCACCGAGCTAGGCTTGGATGCCGATCATTGTGAGGTTCTTGTCAATATCGATCAGCAGAGCCCCGAGCTTGCTGAGATTGTACATGGCAACTTTACTAAAAAGCCGGAAGAAATAGGAGCCGGGGATCAGGGCCACATGTTTGGCTACGCAACCGATGAAACCCCTGAGCTGATGCCTCTGTCCCATCTACTTGCTAACAAACTTGCAGCCAAGTTAACGGAAGTGAGAAAAAACGGGACCTGTCCGTGGCTGAGGCCTGATGGCAAGACTGAAGTGATTGTTGAGTATCAAAAGGAGGGAGGAGCTGTGGTGCCAATCAGGGTGCACACAATCCTTGTCTCCACGCAGCACGACGAGGCCGTGTCAAACGAGCAGTTGTCAAGAGTGTTAAACAAGCACGTGATTCAACCCGTCGTTCCGTCCAAGTATCTTGATGACAAGACAGTGTTGCATTTCAATTCGCTGAGGGGGCCTCACGAGGATGCAGGGCTGACAGGACGGAAGATAATTGTCGACACGTACGGGGGCTGGGGTGCGCATGGGGGAGGTGCGTTCTCGGGAAAAGACCCGTCGAAGGTGCACGGGAGTGGGGCATATATTGCTAGACAGGCTGCGAAGAGTGTGGTGGCGTCGGGGCTAGCACGACGTTGCATCGTGCAGGTGTCGTATGCGATTGGCATACCGGAACCACTGTCGGTGTTTGTAGACACGTATGGAACGGGGAGGATGGCTGATAGGGAGATATTGCAGCTGATCAAGAAGAACTTTGATTTCAGGCCGGGAATGATTGCAATGAATTTGGACCTGAAGAGAGGTGGCAATTTTAGGTATCAGAAGACTGCTGCGTACGGGCATTTTGGGCGAGATGACCCGGATTTTACTTGGGAAGCTATTAAGATCCTTAAGGCCAAGTGACAAATACTTTAAACCCTCAAGTGATAAAGGGGAAAAACAGAAGACGAAGGGGTAGACTGTACCTTAAAATGTTTTCGTTGCAGTGACGTTTGAGATTTGGCAGGAAAAGATCTGTTTGCtacttgtagtaattatgGGCAATAATACTACAGTTTGCggcttctattttatttttcaaattctattaCATCTTTATACATTATgtgccaaaaataaaatcttaaataatatagataattgGAATGTGCTCTGCCACCAGCCCTGGCCATACCTAGCATCCGTTGGCTCAGACTTTTatgaaattagaaataatgTGTTcgaatttcattttatacatgAAATATTGTgtctattaaataataaaagtgtCACAGTATAGTAGGAGTGTTGTTTAGTTTATTTGACATTATTAGTCGGagtatgattgttgtaataattgtctatcttcaattattataactttttttataaaaaaaatcattataattttttgaaaagttaagTACAGtatttaaaaacatttaataaGTCATTATTATGTGaaatataatctattttataattaaaatgttaaataaatgttgaatttccaaataattgatatctatatatatatgtgtttgNNNNNNNNNNTCTTTCAGCTGCTAGACCTAAACGAATCACTAAACCACGGGCCCACCACCGAGGACCAAGATTATGCAACAGCCTAATTATAAAGCCAAACTAAAAGATTATGCGGTACATATGCCTCTAATAGATCCCATCCCTGCCATCTGTAGGCAGATCCAAAAAATATGGTACCGACTGTACTGAAATCCACTCCATTTAATGAGAgatgaatgaaatgaaaaaagaacaaatctgtagaaaaatattttcttcttcctcctaaTTTACTAGAGCTCGTCCTCCTATTCCAACTGGAATACAATTTTCATAATCATGTTCATATCATTTGGTGTTTTCATTTTGTACTCTTCCTCCATCATGCCAACTTGTGCTCCAACCTTGTAATCGGAATTTCATCTCTTTCAAGCCTCTATCGCATCCCCTGTCGCGGCAGTGCACAATCTCCGTTCGACCATGCATCACTGNNNNNNNNNNNNNNNNACTAGCAGACGATGTAAGACCATTTATTTCAAGCATCGTCGCTATATGACCGTTTATCCCAATGGATGGAGTCCTCCCCAGTCTAGTTATATTGATTCAAAGCTAGGACGGGGCATCCGTCTTTCTCCTCTGCTTATTAGACTGAGATAAGGCCTTGAGTCCACAATGGCTGCGATTTCAAACCTCCGACAGCAACTCTCCCTCACTTTCCCATCTCGTCCAGCTgcaccttcttcttcttctcctacCCAGCTTCTATCGGGTCCTCTTCAAATTGTTGATTCCGTCCCCAAACCCCCTAAAATGCAGCGACAACTCTTTGATGGTTCCAGCCCCATGCTGCACTGATCTTGGCTCGTTCCCAATTGGGTCCCGGCTAGTTCTCCAAAAGGAGAGTGCTATTGGGCAGCCATCCATCACTTCACGGGTTGTTGGGCTCATGAAGCTTCTGACCCCGCGCTTCTTGGTTGCCATTTCTCCTTGTCGTTGTTCTCTGATCGCTCTGTTGCCTTGCTTGTCTTTAGTGCAATTTCCAGTTTACAAGGATCTCAAAGAACTGGTTTAGGGTATTCGTCAGGCGATGGGAGTCTTGTCGTCTCCTTGACACCTATTTCTCCATTAGCAGAGCCAGCGATGACCCACGCACATGGTCCCACTATTTACCCCTACCTACATCTCGGTACAACCCGACCAGCCCAACTCCATCCCGTTGACCCCTTTTGTGCCCTTATACGAGCGCTAACCGTGGTCTCGTCCTGGTTGCTTCGTCGGCTGCACCCACTCCGCCTCCTTCCTTACTATTCTCCAGAATCTAGTCTTACCCTATCCAATCTCGACGAACAACCAACAATGAGCGCACCGACTGGTATCGCCGCAAGAAAATTCGAGGTTCCAAGGCAAGGAGTTTGACGAAGGGACAGGAGTTTACCTTCAGTTGCAGAGCTACACTCAGATTGTCGCCTTCCGCTCACAGTTCACAACTCATTGTTTTGGAAGCCTTTGAATCTTGCGGAAAGTTGAACCAGTGGCCTGCGAGCTCGATATTCGCCTTTTTCCTTGGATCCGCCAGAGCTTCCATCCCCCAATTAACGCGCGGGTTCAGTACTCCACCACACCAGATCGACCCGCACCCGTCCCCGAACTTCCCGTCGAAGCGCAACCTGGTGAAACTCCTACGGTACTGCCCACTGCTTGAAGGAGACTGGGGACTTGGGAGAAAATCTTGGTGTTGGGGACTCTTAGGTCGGTTTCTGAAACTCCTTGGTGGCAATTTGATGACTTCAAGGCTGCAATCCCATCTCTCAAGCCCAAATTCGAGGGCAGGCAATGGTACTAGGACCAAAGGAAAGAACCCACTCTTTAGCGGCTAGACCCAGAAGAGTCACTAAACCACCGCCCCACCTCCAAGATTATGCAACCAAATCATATATGCCTAACTACAAATTTTTCCACTATTACTACCCAAATATTAGAGTAGATATACCTCTAATAGATCCTTGTTATATGTAGGCAGACCTTGAAAAGACCTTGTGCGGGCTAGAAACCCAGGCCTCCAAACACCCAAATAAACAGGCTATTAGGatgcattattttttttattcaaactaaTAAGATCAAGTAAACGACaccttaatttaattatgcacaTACATAAAATCGGGTGAGCGCACGCACTAGTATAAATAATCCAATCAAACTTGAACTGGAACTGgtaattgaaattttcaaaaactttgGCGGCTCCTTGCCCGCATTTCAAAAGCAAGCCCAAGGGCTTACCAATTTATCACTCTCTTAGTACCAAGAGAGCAAGCAAAAATCAGAACGAAAATCCCTGTCAAACATGTCAAATCAACCcatgaaatttgatgaaacCATGAACCCCCAGTCCAGAAAAAGGCCTCTACTGGAGATTGATAAGCCGACGACAATGATGTGCACAGTGGTGGCAGTTGATCACGCCACTCTCTGTTACAGAGTCTGCGCTCTCTGTGAAAGGACTCTGCCTGAGAACCCCACAACAGCTTGTAAATACTGCAGTTTCACCAACAGTTTCAACCCCACTGCTTCTGGTTCCAAACGTCTATTTCGTGTTCTTGTAAGTATTTGTTCTGAACGGATAGGAGTTCAATCAGCAAAGATAGATGTTTTCTGAAAatgatttctttctttagtGGAAATATTGATGTTTGGATATGTGGGTTTCTGGGCTATA includes the following:
- the LOC105170745 gene encoding S-adenosylmethionine synthase 3-like, with amino-acid sequence MDTFLFTSESVTEGHPDKLCDQVSDAILDACLEQDPDSIVDCETCTKANLVTVIGEITTKAKVDYGKIIRDTCRGIGYSSTELGLDADHCEVLVNIDQQSPELAEIVHGNFTKKPEEIGAGDQGHMFGYATDETPELMPLSHLLANKLAAKLTEVRKNGTCPWLRPDGKTEVIVEYQKEGGAVVPIRVHTILVSTQHDEAVSNEQLSRVLNKHVIQPVVPSKYLDDKTVLHFNSLRGPHEDAGLTGRKIIVDTYGGWGAHGGGAFSGKDPSKVHGSGAYIARQAAKSVVASGLARRCIVQVSYAIGIPEPLSVFVDTYGTGRMADREILQLIKKNFDFRPGMIAMNLDLKRGGNFRYQKTAAYGHFGRDDPDFTWEAIKILKAK